In one Butyrivibrio proteoclasticus B316 genomic region, the following are encoded:
- the typA gene encoding translational GTPase TypA, with protein sequence MKQTRNDVRNVAIIAHVDHGKTTLVDGLLRQSGVFRAGQEVVERVMDSGDIEKERGITIMSKNTAITYKDIKINVIDTPGHADFGGEVERVLKMVNGVILVVDAFEGPMPQTKFVLGKAMDLGLPVIVCVNKIDRPEARPKEVIDEVLELLMDLGADDNQLDCPFVFASAKAGTSSLSLDEQGTDMKPLLDTIINYIPAPVGDPDASTQVLISTIDYNEYVGRIGVGKVDNGVVKVNQEVVVVNHHEPERRIKTKISKLYEYDGLGRVEVQEAKIGSIVAISGIEDLKIGDTICSVDNQVAIPFQKISEPTISMNFIVNDSPLAGQEGKYVTSRHLRDRLYRELNTDVSLRVEDTDTTETFKVSGRGELHLSVLIETMRREGFEFAVSKAEVIYHTDEAGHKLEPMEKCYIDVPDEFSGSVIQKLGERKGELVNMGAGNGGYTRLEFNIPSRGLIGYRGEFMTDTKGNGIINTIFDGYAPYKGDMNYRKTGSVIAFETGEATAYGLFNAQDRGTLFIKTGDKVYSGMVIGTSGKSEDVEVNVCKTKHLTNTRTSSSDEALRLVPPRIMSLEQCIEFIDNDELLEVTPTSLRIRKRILDPTLRKRASFKK encoded by the coding sequence ATGAAGCAGACTAGAAATGATGTAAGAAACGTTGCAATTATTGCCCACGTTGACCATGGTAAGACAACTCTTGTAGATGGACTTCTTCGTCAGAGTGGTGTATTCCGTGCAGGTCAGGAAGTTGTTGAGCGTGTAATGGATTCCGGTGATATTGAAAAAGAGCGTGGTATTACCATCATGTCTAAGAACACAGCTATCACATATAAGGATATCAAGATCAACGTCATTGATACTCCAGGCCACGCTGATTTCGGTGGTGAGGTTGAGCGAGTACTCAAGATGGTAAATGGCGTTATTCTTGTAGTAGACGCATTTGAAGGTCCAATGCCACAGACCAAGTTCGTTCTTGGTAAGGCTATGGATCTTGGTCTTCCTGTAATTGTTTGCGTTAACAAGATTGACAGACCTGAGGCAAGACCAAAGGAAGTTATCGATGAAGTTCTCGAACTCCTTATGGATCTTGGAGCAGATGACAATCAGCTTGATTGCCCATTTGTATTTGCATCAGCTAAGGCTGGCACATCTTCTCTTTCACTTGATGAGCAGGGAACAGATATGAAGCCTCTTCTTGATACGATCATCAACTATATTCCTGCTCCTGTTGGCGACCCTGATGCCAGCACACAGGTACTTATCAGCACAATCGACTACAACGAGTACGTTGGACGTATCGGTGTAGGTAAGGTAGATAACGGCGTTGTTAAAGTCAATCAGGAAGTTGTTGTTGTTAACCACCATGAGCCTGAAAGACGTATCAAGACCAAGATCAGCAAACTCTATGAGTATGACGGCCTTGGAAGAGTGGAAGTTCAGGAAGCCAAGATTGGTTCTATCGTTGCTATTTCCGGTATCGAAGACCTCAAGATCGGTGACACTATCTGCTCAGTTGATAATCAGGTAGCTATTCCTTTCCAGAAGATTTCTGAGCCTACTATTTCAATGAACTTCATTGTTAACGACTCTCCTCTTGCTGGTCAGGAAGGTAAATATGTAACCAGCCGTCACCTTCGTGACAGATTATACAGAGAGCTCAACACAGACGTATCTCTTCGTGTTGAGGATACAGATACAACAGAGACATTTAAGGTTTCAGGACGTGGTGAGCTTCACCTCTCAGTTCTTATCGAGACAATGCGTCGTGAAGGCTTTGAGTTTGCAGTCAGCAAGGCTGAGGTTATCTACCACACAGATGAAGCCGGCCACAAGCTTGAGCCAATGGAGAAGTGCTACATCGATGTTCCTGATGAATTCTCAGGTTCAGTTATCCAGAAGCTCGGTGAGAGAAAGGGTGAACTTGTAAACATGGGCGCAGGTAACGGTGGTTACACACGTCTTGAGTTCAACATTCCATCTCGTGGACTTATCGGTTACAGAGGTGAGTTCATGACAGATACTAAGGGTAACGGTATCATCAATACTATTTTCGACGGATATGCTCCATACAAGGGAGATATGAACTACCGTAAGACAGGTTCTGTTATCGCATTTGAGACAGGTGAAGCTACAGCTTATGGTCTTTTCAATGCTCAGGACCGTGGAACACTCTTTATCAAGACAGGTGACAAGGTTTACTCAGGAATGGTAATCGGAACCAGTGGTAAGAGTGAGGATGTAGAGGTTAACGTATGTAAGACCAAGCATCTCACAAACACAAGAACATCATCTTCAGATGAAGCTCTCAGACTTGTTCCACCTAGGATCATGTCACTTGAGCAGTGTATCGAATTCATTGATAACGACGAGCTCTTAGAGGTAACTCCTACAAGCCTTAGAATCCGTAAGAGAATTCTTGATCCTACACTTAGAAAGCGCGCAAGCTTCAAGAAATAA
- a CDS encoding YigZ family protein has protein sequence MSERESYKVLISNGTGEIVEKKSRFIAGVYKVETVEEAEAKIAEVSKKYWDARHNCYAFVIGENSEITRCSDNGEPSGTAGKPILEVIKGSGVTNVLVIVTRYFGGVLLGTGGLVRAYTQAAQAGLSDCEIGEMVFSQKLTLKVGYNMINNVQYYLSQNEINIADSRYEADVQFDICVRDADKQRICDGLIQKCEGQIEIVEGDKGYYIL, from the coding sequence ATGAGTGAACGAGAATCTTATAAAGTACTAATTTCAAATGGAACCGGAGAGATTGTGGAAAAGAAATCCAGATTTATTGCCGGTGTATATAAAGTAGAAACTGTGGAGGAAGCGGAAGCAAAGATTGCGGAAGTGTCCAAGAAATACTGGGATGCACGCCACAATTGCTATGCTTTTGTGATAGGAGAAAATAGTGAGATCACAAGGTGTAGTGATAATGGAGAACCTTCAGGTACCGCAGGTAAGCCTATTCTGGAAGTAATAAAGGGAAGCGGGGTTACCAATGTGCTGGTTATTGTGACAAGGTACTTTGGAGGAGTACTTCTGGGAACGGGAGGACTTGTCAGAGCTTATACCCAGGCTGCTCAGGCAGGACTATCTGATTGTGAGATAGGAGAAATGGTTTTTTCTCAGAAACTGACACTCAAGGTCGGCTATAACATGATCAATAATGTGCAGTATTACTTGTCGCAGAATGAGATAAATATTGCGGATTCCCGTTACGAGGCAGATGTTCAATTTGATATCTGTGTCCGCGATGCAGATAAACAGCGCATCTGTGACGGCCTCATCCAGAAATGTGAAGGACAGATTGAAATCGTCGAGGGCGACAAGGGGTATTATATATTGTGA
- a CDS encoding transglycosylase domain-containing protein: protein MNYGKRGIVEQARALNSGTNKWGKKISLFGFYIILSLMIGGVIIGASAGIGVFNGIRDTAPDIGNISVTPKGFSTFVYDTDGNQIAKLVSTDSNRIPVTWDMIPDHLGKAFVAIEDERFYEHNGIDIQGIIRAGFVGLTSGHFSQGASTITQQLLKNNVFSGWTDESKIQQVKRKIQEQYLAIQLEKSMSKEDILLNYLNTINLGSNTLGVQAASLRYFNKSCSELTISESAVIAAITQNPSRFNPITHPDKNAERRNKVLEHMLKHEFITQIEYDAAMTDDVYSRIQNVNQETGGDSTINSYFVDALTNDILDDLIAAGYNETQAYTLLYSGGLKIYSTQDPEIQAICDDVFQNEENYPSGTKWLLSYELSVQSPDGTITNHSSEMFQSYYKQSINGFNMLYSSQEAAEEAIENYKAAVMNEGDTVLGEKYNLTPQPQVSITVEEQSTGYVVAMVGGRGQKTASRTLNRATDSYRQPGSTFKVLSTYAPGIDSAGLTLATVFNDAPFAYDNGTLVKNWWGSEYRGLNTVRTAIKDSMNVIAVEAFTLITPQLGYDYLKNFGFTTITDGVTINGKVYSDIQQSTALGGLTYGVKNLELNAAYASIANGGVYVEPKLYTKVVDHDGNVLLDNTEAKSKRVLKETTAFLLTSAMQDVVTSGTATSVNFGTTAIAGKTGTTTDYKDVWFAGYTNYYTATTWTGYDNNVSMKDSAEKNLSKTLWRKVMARVHENLPASSFAQPAGIVAATVCSRSGKQPIEGLCNGTLRTEYFEEGTVPTESCDVHYAGTMCGIDGCPATELCPFKTAGVFELTPEVPAALQSGFVNYTPTNSAYTTVTDEEGNQTRVLNTCHHTVEFMTQPGIEGIIAAEQAAAVAAAQAAQAAAEAAAAGTQEAAQPAPAQSGDSVVNEVPADVSAGN from the coding sequence ATGAATTATGGAAAAAGAGGTATCGTTGAGCAGGCAAGAGCCCTGAACTCCGGTACTAATAAATGGGGCAAAAAGATAAGTCTTTTTGGCTTCTACATCATTTTATCACTGATGATAGGTGGTGTGATCATTGGAGCAAGCGCCGGAATCGGTGTATTCAATGGGATCAGAGATACAGCTCCTGACATTGGTAATATCAGTGTTACTCCAAAGGGCTTTTCGACCTTTGTGTATGATACTGACGGCAATCAGATAGCCAAGCTTGTCTCAACTGATTCAAACCGTATCCCTGTAACCTGGGACATGATACCTGATCACCTTGGTAAAGCCTTTGTTGCCATTGAGGATGAGCGTTTCTACGAGCATAACGGAATTGATATTCAGGGTATCATAAGAGCCGGCTTTGTCGGTCTTACTTCCGGTCATTTCTCTCAGGGAGCCAGTACTATCACTCAGCAGCTTTTAAAGAATAACGTATTTTCCGGATGGACAGACGAGAGTAAGATTCAGCAGGTCAAGCGAAAAATTCAGGAACAGTACCTGGCAATTCAGCTTGAGAAGAGCATGAGCAAAGAGGATATCCTTCTTAACTACCTTAACACCATTAACCTCGGTTCTAATACTCTTGGTGTTCAGGCTGCGTCTCTACGTTACTTTAATAAATCCTGTAGTGAGCTAACTATTTCAGAGTCAGCTGTTATTGCGGCTATCACTCAGAACCCGAGTCGTTTCAACCCGATCACTCATCCTGACAAGAATGCAGAGAGACGTAATAAAGTTCTTGAGCATATGCTCAAACATGAGTTTATTACTCAGATTGAATATGATGCTGCTATGACAGATGACGTTTATTCCAGGATCCAGAATGTCAATCAGGAAACCGGTGGTGATTCTACAATCAACTCATACTTTGTAGATGCCCTTACCAACGATATTCTTGATGACCTTATTGCAGCCGGTTACAACGAGACACAGGCCTATACTCTTTTGTATAGTGGAGGTCTTAAGATTTATTCAACACAGGATCCCGAGATTCAGGCCATCTGTGACGATGTGTTCCAGAATGAAGAGAACTATCCTTCAGGTACCAAGTGGCTTCTGAGCTATGAACTTTCAGTACAGTCACCTGATGGAACTATCACCAATCACAGTAGTGAAATGTTCCAGTCATATTACAAGCAGAGTATCAATGGCTTTAATATGCTCTACTCCTCTCAGGAAGCAGCTGAGGAAGCTATTGAGAATTACAAGGCCGCTGTTATGAATGAAGGTGACACTGTTCTTGGTGAGAAGTACAATCTTACTCCTCAGCCTCAGGTTTCCATAACTGTTGAAGAGCAGAGCACAGGTTATGTAGTTGCTATGGTCGGCGGAAGAGGCCAGAAAACTGCCAGCCGAACCCTTAACAGAGCCACTGACTCATATCGTCAGCCAGGTTCTACCTTCAAGGTTCTCTCAACCTACGCTCCGGGTATTGACAGCGCAGGCCTCACACTTGCCACAGTGTTTAATGATGCTCCTTTTGCTTACGACAACGGAACTCTCGTCAAGAACTGGTGGGGGTCAGAATACAGAGGGCTTAACACAGTACGAACAGCTATCAAGGATTCAATGAATGTTATTGCCGTTGAGGCATTTACTCTCATCACTCCTCAGCTTGGTTATGATTACCTCAAGAATTTCGGCTTTACTACTATTACAGACGGTGTAACTATCAACGGTAAGGTATACTCAGATATCCAGCAGTCAACAGCCCTTGGAGGACTGACCTATGGTGTCAAGAACCTTGAGCTTAACGCAGCCTATGCATCCATCGCAAACGGCGGTGTCTATGTAGAGCCCAAGCTGTACACCAAGGTTGTTGATCATGACGGTAATGTTCTGCTCGATAACACAGAAGCCAAATCAAAGCGCGTGTTAAAAGAGACTACAGCATTTCTTCTGACAAGTGCAATGCAGGATGTTGTTACTTCAGGTACAGCTACATCTGTTAACTTTGGTACTACTGCTATTGCAGGTAAAACAGGTACTACTACAGATTATAAGGATGTATGGTTTGCCGGATACACCAATTACTATACAGCTACTACCTGGACAGGTTACGACAATAACGTCAGCATGAAGGATTCCGCAGAGAAGAACCTCTCCAAGACATTGTGGAGAAAGGTAATGGCAAGAGTACATGAAAATCTTCCCGCTTCATCCTTTGCACAGCCTGCAGGTATTGTTGCCGCCACAGTTTGCTCCAGATCAGGCAAACAGCCTATCGAAGGGCTATGTAACGGAACACTCAGGACAGAGTACTTTGAAGAAGGTACAGTTCCAACAGAGAGCTGTGATGTTCACTATGCCGGCACCATGTGCGGCATTGACGGATGCCCTGCTACAGAGCTTTGTCCATTTAAGACTGCAGGAGTATTTGAACTCACACCTGAAGTTCCTGCTGCTCTTCAATCAGGATTTGTAAACTATACACCTACCAATTCAGCTTATACCACAGTTACTGATGAGGAAGGCAATCAGACAAGAGTGCTTAATACCTGTCACCATACAGTTGAGTTTATGACTCAACCTGGAATAGAAGGTATTATCGCTGCCGAACAGGCTGCTGCAGTAGCTGCAGCACAGGCAGCCCAGGCCGCAGCAGAAGCTGCTGCAGCTGGTACACAGGAAGCTGCTCAGCCAGCTCCTGCACAGTCCGGCGATTCAGTAGTCAACGAAGTTCCCGCTGATGTTTCAGCCGGCAACTAA
- a CDS encoding radical SAM protein, with the protein MIEENYLSEYNSCMLCPRKCGVNRNEAPGYCREKSDLHVARAALHMWEEPCISGTNGSGTVFFSGCNMGCVFCQNRAISRGQVGKYISADRLVDIFFELEDKGANNINLVTGDMFIPTIRVAIERARNRGISIPFLFNTSSYLTLDSVRSLDGLIDIYLPDMKYIREEDAVRYSAAKGYVESAKAAIDEMVRQCPECIFEDERVCDRPSEQSPAYDHAAIMKKGVVVRHLLMPGMLIQAKLIVKYLYDKYGDKIYVSLMNQYTPGGNLKNFPEIDRKVSGRDYDSLIEYAARIGLVNGFMQVGETAQESFIPSFDCEGV; encoded by the coding sequence ATGATAGAGGAAAATTACTTATCAGAATATAATAGTTGCATGCTATGCCCCAGAAAATGCGGAGTAAATCGAAATGAAGCTCCAGGCTATTGCAGGGAAAAAAGCGATCTGCATGTAGCAAGAGCTGCTCTTCATATGTGGGAAGAGCCATGCATTTCAGGAACAAATGGTTCTGGAACAGTTTTCTTTTCAGGTTGTAACATGGGATGTGTCTTTTGCCAGAACAGAGCGATCAGCAGAGGACAGGTGGGAAAATATATTTCTGCAGACCGCCTTGTGGATATATTTTTCGAACTAGAGGACAAGGGAGCTAACAATATAAACCTTGTGACTGGAGATATGTTTATCCCAACTATAAGGGTCGCCATCGAAAGAGCAAGAAACAGAGGAATTAGCATACCTTTTTTATTTAATACCTCGTCGTATCTTACTCTTGATTCAGTCAGAAGTCTTGATGGTCTTATTGATATTTATCTCCCGGATATGAAGTACATAAGAGAAGAGGATGCGGTAAGGTATAGCGCTGCAAAAGGCTATGTGGAAAGCGCTAAGGCTGCTATAGATGAGATGGTCAGACAGTGTCCTGAATGCATATTTGAAGATGAACGGGTTTGTGACAGACCGTCGGAACAGTCCCCTGCATATGACCACGCAGCCATAATGAAAAAAGGTGTAGTTGTAAGGCACCTTTTGATGCCGGGAATGCTGATACAGGCCAAATTGATCGTTAAGTATCTATATGATAAATATGGCGATAAAATATATGTTAGCCTGATGAACCAATACACTCCCGGTGGAAATCTTAAAAATTTCCCTGAAATTGACAGGAAAGTTTCAGGCAGAGACTATGACAGCCTGATTGAATATGCTGCCCGGATAGGGCTTGTAAATGGTTTTATGCAGGTTGGAGAGACCGCTCAGGAAAGTTTTATCCCTTCCTTTGACTGCGAGGGCGTATAA
- a CDS encoding MATE family efflux transporter — protein MDKKTTTKNNNIIEGSIWKSMLAYFAALLLGAFFQQFYNTVDAIIVGKAVGSDALAAVGGSAAMVVNLFVGFFMGLSSGATVVIAQFYGAGRRDEVKKAVHTAIAMSIAGGALITLIGLFIAPWIINAMKTPTEVIEASTIYLRIYFLGMIANLVYNMGAGILRAIGDSKRPLYVLIISCFVNIFLDVLFVIWMGLGKMGINQGVMGVAVATVICQIISAVIIVAMLMMTGDSYKLILREIRIDAEMLSRIVRIGFPAGIQTTMYTLSNILIQASINEFGKDATAAWAAYGKIDVLFWMTIGSLGTAVTTFAGQNYGAGKYDRVRSSTRQAFIIAACITIPLSTVLYLWGEGFLYIFVNESQVIQIGIQMIKFLAPFYCLYIGVEIFSGVLRGMGSALIPMLLTLSGICLLRVVWIMVVFPLNRTIVTVETSYPITWGVTSFLFLIYYTYYVRKNKIKGDADSVK, from the coding sequence ATGGATAAGAAAACTACAACAAAAAACAACAATATAATTGAGGGCTCAATCTGGAAGAGCATGCTGGCGTATTTTGCTGCTCTTCTTCTTGGAGCCTTTTTTCAGCAGTTCTACAATACTGTGGATGCCATTATTGTGGGTAAGGCGGTTGGAAGTGACGCTCTCGCTGCTGTTGGCGGATCTGCAGCTATGGTTGTAAATCTTTTCGTTGGCTTTTTTATGGGGCTATCATCAGGTGCGACCGTTGTTATCGCCCAGTTCTACGGCGCTGGCAGAAGGGATGAGGTTAAAAAGGCAGTCCATACTGCAATTGCCATGTCCATCGCTGGAGGCGCTCTGATAACCCTTATTGGACTTTTTATAGCTCCATGGATAATAAATGCCATGAAAACTCCAACAGAGGTTATAGAGGCCTCTACGATTTATTTGAGGATATACTTCCTTGGAATGATTGCTAATCTCGTTTATAACATGGGAGCCGGAATCTTAAGAGCAATTGGTGATTCCAAAAGGCCCTTGTATGTTCTTATAATTAGCTGCTTTGTTAACATCTTTTTGGATGTTCTATTTGTCATCTGGATGGGACTTGGCAAAATGGGCATCAATCAGGGCGTAATGGGAGTGGCAGTGGCTACAGTTATTTGCCAGATCATAAGTGCAGTCATAATCGTTGCTATGCTGATGATGACAGGCGATTCCTACAAGCTTATACTCAGGGAAATACGAATTGATGCAGAAATGCTATCTAGAATAGTCAGAATCGGATTCCCAGCAGGAATTCAGACTACTATGTACACTCTTTCCAATATCCTGATCCAGGCTTCGATAAATGAATTTGGAAAAGATGCAACAGCGGCCTGGGCAGCCTACGGTAAAATTGATGTACTGTTCTGGATGACAATCGGCTCTCTTGGAACTGCGGTAACGACTTTTGCAGGTCAGAACTATGGCGCAGGCAAATATGACCGTGTTCGCAGCAGTACAAGGCAGGCATTTATAATTGCTGCCTGTATTACAATTCCTCTTAGTACAGTCTTGTACTTATGGGGAGAAGGATTTTTATATATCTTTGTTAATGAAAGCCAGGTTATACAGATTGGAATTCAGATGATCAAATTCCTGGCACCCTTTTATTGCCTTTACATAGGAGTTGAGATATTCTCAGGTGTCCTCAGAGGAATGGGCTCTGCGCTGATCCCTATGCTTCTCACATTAAGCGGGATATGTCTTCTCAGAGTTGTGTGGATAATGGTGGTATTTCCGCTTAACAGAACGATTGTAACTGTTGAGACAAGCTATCCGATAACTTGGGGAGTCACTTCTTTTCTTTTCCTGATCTATTACACATATTATGTGAGAAAGAATAAGATCAAGGGTGACGCGGATTCTGTAAAGTAA
- a CDS encoding ATP-binding protein → MSSCVIYNKDIKDMIADSRDKQIIDIREPEEFLKGSYPGAANYPWKEFDSYSDNLSKDSPIYLICHSGKKSMEICEELAYQGYEAYSIQGGIYSYYVYLMDNQYTDLAVLEEKRKSIEHSIIKKFRKELWSQFTKAINVYDLIKDGDKIAVCISDGKDSMLMAKLFQELEKHGKKNFKVVYMVMNPGYNRINYETILSNAKLMGIPVTVFDSDIFDVVDATSKGSPCYLCARMRRGYLYSKAKELGCNKIALGHHYDDVIETIFMGMTYGGQVQTMMPKLHSTNFEGMELIRPLYLVREEDIKRWRDYNNLTFINCACRLTESCASCGGTDKGSKRAEVKSIIAELKKTNPYIESNIFKSVENVSLNTIICYKTSDGQKHHFLEDYE, encoded by the coding sequence ATGAGTAGTTGTGTAATTTACAATAAAGATATAAAGGACATGATCGCTGACAGCAGGGATAAGCAGATAATAGATATCAGAGAGCCTGAAGAATTTTTAAAGGGCTCATATCCAGGCGCAGCCAACTATCCCTGGAAGGAATTTGATTCATATTCTGATAACCTCAGTAAGGACAGTCCGATATATCTCATATGTCATTCGGGTAAAAAATCCATGGAAATCTGCGAAGAGCTGGCTTACCAAGGGTATGAGGCCTATAGCATCCAGGGCGGTATATATAGCTACTACGTTTATCTCATGGACAATCAGTACACTGATCTGGCAGTTCTTGAAGAGAAGCGCAAAAGCATAGAGCATAGTATCATTAAGAAATTCAGAAAAGAATTATGGAGCCAGTTTACCAAGGCGATAAACGTCTATGACCTTATAAAGGATGGCGATAAAATAGCAGTTTGTATCTCCGACGGAAAAGACTCAATGCTTATGGCCAAGCTCTTTCAGGAGCTTGAAAAGCATGGAAAAAAGAACTTTAAAGTTGTATATATGGTCATGAATCCCGGATACAACAGGATAAACTATGAGACAATCCTTAGTAATGCCAAGCTCATGGGGATTCCTGTGACGGTATTTGATTCAGACATATTTGATGTAGTTGATGCAACTTCCAAGGGGTCACCCTGCTATCTCTGCGCAAGAATGAGAAGAGGGTATCTCTACAGTAAGGCCAAGGAACTTGGCTGTAATAAGATAGCTCTTGGCCATCACTATGATGATGTCATTGAGACTATCTTTATGGGAATGACCTATGGCGGACAGGTTCAGACTATGATGCCCAAGCTTCACAGCACGAATTTTGAAGGTATGGAGCTTATAAGACCGCTCTATCTTGTAAGGGAAGAAGATATAAAGAGATGGAGAGATTATAATAATCTGACCTTCATCAACTGCGCATGCAGACTCACAGAGAGCTGTGCAAGCTGCGGAGGAACCGATAAAGGCAGCAAACGCGCCGAGGTAAAGAGCATCATTGCGGAGCTCAAGAAAACCAACCCCTACATCGAATCAAACATTTTTAAGAGTGTAGAAAACGTCAGCCTCAACACCATCATATGCTACAAAACTTCAGATGGGCAAAAACACCATTTCCTTGAAGATTACGAGTGA
- a CDS encoding amino acid ABC transporter ATP-binding protein: MSDLVKVKHLHKEFGKNVVLKDISLSVERGEVVVIIGPSGCGKSTFLRCLNGLESIEGGVVVIDGLPVEPDKKDIYKIRQKIGMVFQSYELFPHKTVLENIILSPVKVQKRNKDDAMREALVLLDKVGLADKKDYYPRQLSGGQKQRVAIVRALIMHPEVLLFDEVTAALDPEMVHEVLQTMLDLARTGSTMVIVTHEMAFAKAVADRIVFFDQGEIVEETRNVKAFFDEPSTERARKFLKTFAYD, translated from the coding sequence TTGAGCGATTTAGTTAAAGTTAAACATTTACATAAAGAATTTGGAAAAAATGTAGTCCTAAAGGACATCAGTCTTTCTGTGGAAAGAGGAGAGGTAGTAGTCATCATCGGCCCATCCGGGTGTGGAAAGAGTACTTTTCTTAGATGTCTTAACGGACTTGAGAGTATAGAAGGCGGCGTGGTAGTTATAGATGGACTTCCCGTAGAACCAGATAAAAAAGATATCTATAAGATCAGGCAGAAAATTGGAATGGTTTTTCAGTCCTATGAGCTCTTTCCTCACAAGACTGTCCTTGAGAATATTATTCTTTCACCTGTTAAGGTTCAGAAGAGAAACAAGGATGATGCCATGAGAGAAGCCTTGGTTCTTCTTGATAAGGTAGGACTTGCTGATAAAAAAGACTATTATCCAAGACAGTTATCAGGCGGACAAAAACAGAGAGTTGCCATCGTAAGGGCGCTGATCATGCATCCGGAGGTACTTCTGTTTGATGAAGTGACAGCAGCTCTTGATCCTGAAATGGTTCATGAGGTATTGCAGACTATGCTTGATCTTGCAAGGACTGGCTCAACCATGGTGATAGTCACCCATGAGATGGCATTTGCCAAAGCTGTGGCAGACAGAATTGTATTTTTTGACCAGGGTGAAATAGTAGAAGAAACAAGGAATGTTAAGGCATTTTTTGATGAGCCTTCAACTGAAAGGGCCAGAAAGTTTTTGAAGACATTTGCTTATGACTAA
- a CDS encoding amino acid ABC transporter permease, with product MHNLGIDVLFKGTNMIRLLKGLWVSVEISLISVVISIVLGLAVGVLMTSKNRALKAVLRLYLETVRIMPQMVLLFIVYFGSTRVFGLDISAEISAIIVFVFWGTAEMGDLVRGSIKSIPKIQYESAYALGFNKTQVHFYIIFPQTLRRLLPLSINLVTRMIKTTSLVMMIGIVEVLKVAQQIIEANRRSSPNAAFGVFAVVFLLYFVVCWPISRLAASLEKRWT from the coding sequence ATGCACAATTTGGGGATTGATGTCCTTTTCAAAGGAACAAATATGATAAGGCTTCTAAAGGGACTATGGGTTTCTGTGGAAATCAGCCTTATATCAGTAGTGATCAGTATTGTTCTGGGACTTGCTGTTGGAGTATTGATGACTTCAAAGAATAGGGCACTAAAAGCAGTACTTAGGCTCTATCTTGAGACAGTTCGAATCATGCCTCAGATGGTTCTTTTATTTATTGTTTATTTTGGAAGTACCAGAGTTTTTGGACTTGATATATCGGCGGAAATTTCTGCCATAATAGTTTTCGTATTCTGGGGAACAGCAGAAATGGGAGATCTTGTCAGGGGCTCTATTAAGAGCATACCGAAGATACAATATGAGTCTGCGTATGCACTTGGTTTTAACAAAACTCAGGTTCATTTCTATATTATTTTTCCGCAGACACTTAGAAGGCTTCTACCGCTTTCTATAAATCTTGTTACCAGAATGATCAAGACAACTTCGCTAGTAATGATGATTGGAATAGTAGAAGTTCTGAAGGTTGCGCAGCAGATAATCGAGGCCAACAGAAGGTCGTCACCAAATGCGGCATTTGGCGTTTTTGCCGTGGTATTTCTTCTGTATTTTGTAGTTTGCTGGCCTATTTCACGACTTGCAGCTTCTCTGGAAAAAAGGTGGACATAA
- a CDS encoding amino acid ABC transporter permease, producing the protein MDIEVIKTYLPLYNEAILLTIRIGWLGILAAFVIGLLGAAVLYFRVPVLKKIIAAYIEVFRNTPLLVQLFFIYFALPKIGIRISAEICGILGLGLIGGAYMIETIRSGLESVDRIQSESALSLGMTKGQVFFHIVLPQAFSISIPGFVANVIFLLKETSVFSTISLMDLMFTAKDLIGMYAKTIECLFLLVVYYLIMLLPVSILGTVVERRARYAQFGD; encoded by the coding sequence ATGGATATTGAGGTTATTAAGACCTATTTGCCTCTATACAATGAGGCAATCCTTCTGACTATCAGAATTGGATGGCTTGGAATCCTGGCAGCCTTTGTAATAGGGCTGCTGGGAGCAGCTGTCTTATATTTCAGAGTGCCGGTATTAAAAAAGATCATAGCTGCATACATAGAAGTTTTCAGAAATACGCCGCTTCTGGTTCAGCTCTTTTTTATTTATTTCGCACTTCCCAAGATTGGGATCAGGATATCTGCTGAAATATGCGGAATCCTTGGATTGGGACTGATAGGCGGAGCATATATGATTGAGACTATAAGAAGTGGTCTAGAGTCTGTTGACAGAATTCAGAGTGAAAGTGCATTGTCTCTTGGAATGACTAAGGGGCAGGTGTTCTTTCACATTGTTTTGCCACAGGCTTTTTCCATTAGTATTCCGGGATTTGTGGCAAATGTGATTTTCCTGTTAAAAGAAACATCTGTTTTTTCCACAATTAGTCTTATGGATCTGATGTTTACGGCCAAAGACCTGATAGGCATGTACGCCAAGACTATAGAATGTCTTTTCCTGTTGGTTGTGTATTATCTGATCATGCTTCTTCCTGTGTCAATACTGGGAACAGTAGTAGAAAGGAGGGCAAGATATGCACAATTTGGGGATTGA